Proteins encoded within one genomic window of Anastrepha ludens isolate Willacy chromosome 4, idAnaLude1.1, whole genome shotgun sequence:
- the LOC128860127 gene encoding FACT complex subunit SSRP1: METPQNSISSKEFQVTGVSRSGRVRKKSSKLLDFQSPDEVEKKLKRAAKPLTRNGNVRGRNIFNAGMRPARRTHLNSGGEIGGDISDLAEDDNELHDEMTDNGTDGENFGDVNTPTGDSDEDLKELVAGIVDGEVTDSAGNTESKVRQSLYMTEKANKRRVLKDGRVVTGKVERKDKGKTRYTAYSMWARELRKSGKLSKGQDLDFSNAAKRLGELWANVSNKEKDSWRRKAKIQATKAKSRERITTAPENPYMSYYKPTTSRTKKLAEERQQSPQSIVSTAITKVKPRGNSFSVTTNVGESLTTGLTPKRRRNNSHSRVSMTGAITGSNSLSAHVSLANNIQANSKLTHITAATSHTTNSHNKKTVLPNVEPIDTAAHLKLLGESLTIIGERLKEHEGQIAVSGSLSVLLDSLLCSLGPLLCLTTRIPGLERKSQLSENLAATLDNIAYVMPGL, translated from the exons ATGGAAACGCCTCAGAATTCCATATCTAGCAAAG AATTTCAGGTGACTGGTGTGTCGCGTAGTGGACGCGTACGCAAGAAATCATCCAAACTACTCGACTTTCAGTCACCAGATGAAGTGGAGAAGAAGCTAAAAAGAGCGGCAAAACCGCTGACGCGTAACGGTAATGTTCGTGGCAGAAATATCTTCAATGCTGGGATGCGACCCGCCCGTAGAACTCACTTGAACAGTGGAGGAGAAATAGGAGGTGATATTAGTGATTTAGCTGAAGACGATAATGAATTGCATGACGAAATGACGGATAACGGTACAGATGGCGAGAACTTCGGGGATGTTAATACACCAACAGGTGACTCTGATGAAGATCTTAAGGAGTTAGTAGCAGGAATTGTCGATGGTGAAGTTACTGATAGCGCCGGTAATACGGAGTCAAAAGTGCGCCAAAGTTTATACATGACGGAAAAAGCAAATAAGCGTAGAGTACTGAAAGATGGACGTGTTGTTACGGGGAAGGTGGAGCGCAAAGATAAAGGCAAGACACGTTATACAGCATACAGCATGTGGGCTCGGGAATTACGTAAATCCGGTAAACTAAGCAAGGGTCAAGATTTAG atttttcgaATGCCGCCAAGCGTCTTGGTGAATTATGGGCGAATGTTTCGAATAAAGAGAAAGACTCCTGGCGACGGAAAGCTAAAATTCAAGCCACTAAAGCCAAGTCCCGGGAGCGTATAACCACGGCCCCTGAGAACCCTTACATGTCATACTATAAGCCAACTACAAGTCGCACCAAAAAGCTAGCAGAAGAACGGCAACAGTCGCCGCAATCCATTGTGAGCACTGCAATTACGAAAGTAAAGCCACGAGGCAATTCTTTTTCCGTGACAACTAACGTCGGAGAATCGTTAACCACGGGGCTGACACCCAAACGAAGACGAAACAATAGCCACAGTCGGGTCAGTATGACTGGAGCTATAACTGGTAGTAACAGTCTTTCCGCGCATGTGTCCCTTGCTAACAATATCCAAGCAAACAGCAAATTAACACACATCACAGCAGCCACTTCACATACCACAAATTCGCACAACAAAAAGACGGTTTTGCCGAACGTAGAGCCTATCGATACGGCAGCGCATCTTAAATTGCTTGGGGAGAGTCTAACCATTATTGGTGAGCGACTTAAAGAACATGAGGGGCAAATCGCTGTGTCCGGTAGCCTTTCCGTATTGCTGGATAGTCTGCTTTGCTCTCTAGGTCCTCTTCTGTGCCTCACAACACGCATACCCGGTTTGGAACGAAAGTCTCAACTAAGTGAAAATCTAGCAGCGACACTGGACAATATTGCGTACGTCATGCCGGGTCTTTAG
- the LOC128860126 gene encoding ADP-dependent glucokinase yields MTSVLKYMSLLTTCSVFAALISIVWQAFLSLKQLNKLTSILTGLLAIESSLKKPLEAPKVAVGYGACTDLLLHATDFLNYTEELVKGIGPEFTVDEVNDKQELLQTFAYYFQNGAAAERIMPNTELFRELVQIAKSRHRDSVQWFLGGNAPLMSTRFHLEGANVLLGARVSHKLRRLVPAAIQIAGDEIPEDDIHLILEYKLGDTWGPLEAPRANRYILHSDQNNPHLNSVEHFGQALRSFQPRLLVISGIQMMDSYKFAPGVREARLEKVQEQITSQTSTTLQHFEMASYVEIELLQLLRQYILPYVDSLGMNEQELGNLQQVLTHGRTTLATDWNPRVATALDQMRAVFQILTQDFYRNVTGLPRRRLLTRMHVHTLAYQALLTVRDSQWERTQLAAAKAALIAHRHVCQTDMINPEAATLLLDDSFATTAQNKGTANRIQFNPQNPVPCWNETIAVNDQKSLPIEICVAPVLVCRVAKKTAGAGDNISAAALSQQL; encoded by the exons atgaCCTCGGTGCTCAAGTATATGTCGCTGCTGACTACCTGCTCAGTTTTTGCGGCGTTAATTTCTATTGTTTGGCAAGCATTTTTGTCCCTGAAACAGCTAAACAAATTAACTAGTATACTCACTGGGCTTTTGGCGATCGAAAGCAGCTTAAAGAAGCCACTTGAGGCGCCTAAGGTAGCAGTAGGTTATGGCGCCTGCACAGATTTGTTGCTCCATGCAACTGATTTTCTGAACTACACTGAGGAGCTGGTAAAGGGAATCGGTCCGGAATTTACTGTAGACGAGGTGAATGACAAACAAGAATTATTGCAAACGTTCGCCTACTATTTTCAAAATGGTGCCGCTGCAGA GCGTATCATGCCCAACACTGAACTCTTTCGTGAACTTGTACAAATCGCTAAGTCTCGGCATCGGGACAGCGTACAATGGTTTCTAGGCGGCAATGCTCCACTAATGAGCACCAGATTTCATTTGGAAGGGGCCAATGTACTGCTAGGAGCGCGTGTCTCCCACAA ACTGCGCCGCCTAGTACCAGCAGCAATACAAATCGCAGGTGACGAAATTCCCGAGGATGATATCCACCTTATATTGGAGTACAAATTGGGTGATACTTGGGGTCCGCTCGAAGCACCTCGCGCCAACCGCTATATATTGCATAGCGATCAAAATAATCCACATTTGAATTCAGTTGAGCACTTTGGTCAGGCTTTAAGAAGTTTTCAACCACGCTTACTCGTTATTAGCGGTATACAAATGATGGATAGCTATAAGTTTGCACCAGGCGTACGCGAAGCCCGACTGGAAAAAGTCCAAGAGCAAATCACTTCACAAACGTCCACCACCTTGCAGCATTTCGAAATGGCAAGCTATGTAGAAATCGAACTACTTCAGCTGTTGCGTCAATACATTCTGCCTTATGTGGACTCGCTGGGCATGAACGAGCAGGAgctgggaaatttgcaacaaGTGCTTACACATGGGCGCACCACACTTGCTACCGATTGGAATCCACGCGTTGCTACCGCTTTGGATCAAATGCGCGCCGTATTCCAAATTTTAACCCAAGATTTCTACAGAAACGTTACTGGTTTGCCGCGTAGACGCCTACTGACacgtatgcatgtgcatacactTGCCTATCAGGCCCTACTGACAGTACGTGATTCACAATGGGAGCGCACACAATTAGCTGCGGCTAAAGCAGCACTCATTGCTCATCGGCATGTCTGCCAAACGGATATG ATCAATCCCGAAGCAGCTACACTCTTGTTAGATGATAGTTTTGCTACTACAGCTCAGAATAAGGGAACAGCTAATCGCATACAATTCAATCCGCAAAACCCTGTGCCATGCTGGAATGAAACTATTGCTGTGAACGATCAAAAATCATTACCCATTGAAATTTGTGTGGCCCCAGTGCTAGTGTGCCGTGTAGCTAAGAAAACGGCAGGCGCTGGCGATAATATCTCGGCAGCTGCGCTGTCTCAACAGctataa